In Malus sylvestris chromosome 16, drMalSylv7.2, whole genome shotgun sequence, the following are encoded in one genomic region:
- the LOC126608845 gene encoding uncharacterized protein LOC126608845 isoform X2: MACRTALRSALLMEAWRPVHLARSSASASFRTRGFSSPRLSRHFRTRDIHFARRTHLNSSHNENSPALSEDDQGPPQEAILKAISEVSKTEGRVGQTTNVVIGGTVADDSTNEWVDLDQKVNSYPTVRGFTAIGTGGDDFVQAMVVAVESVIQQPVPEVQAVYNAMRRDDRMKYFL; the protein is encoded by the exons ATGGCGTGCAGGACCGCGCTCCGCTCCGCTCTGCTAATGGAAGCGTGGCGACCCGTTCATCTCGCTCGGAGCTCCGCCTCCGCCTCGTTCAGGACCCGCGGATTCTCCTCCCCCAGGCTGAGCCGCCACTTCAGGACCCGAGACATCCACTTCGCGCGACGGACTCACCTCAACAGCTCCCACAACGAAAACTCGCCGGCTTTGTCGGAGGACGACCAGGGCCCGCCGCAAGAGGCCATCTTGAAAGCAATTTCAG AGGTGTCGAAAACAGAAGGGAGGGTTGGGCAGACGACGAATGTGGTTATCGGAGGCACGGTGGCTGATGATTCTACGAATGAATGGGTCGACTTGGATCAAAAG GTAAATTCGTACCCGACTGTTAGAGGGTTCACAGCAATTGGAACTGGAGGGGATGATTTTGTGCAAGCTATGGTTGTTGCTGTCGAGTCCGTAATTCAGCAACCTGTTCCAGAG GTCCAAGCTGTGTACAATGCCATGAGAAGAGATGATCGGATGAAATACTTTTTGTAG
- the LOC126608845 gene encoding uncharacterized protein LOC126608845 isoform X1, with protein MACRTALRSALLMEAWRPVHLARSSASASFRTRGFSSPRLSRHFRTRDIHFARRTHLNSSHNENSPALSEDDQGPPQEAILKAISEVSKTEGRVGQTTNVVIGGTVADDSTNEWVDLDQKVNSYPTVRGFTAIGTGGDDFVQAMVVAVESVIQQPVPEGRVRQKVSSRGKYVSVNIGPVQVISSEQVQAVYNAMRRDDRMKYFL; from the exons ATGGCGTGCAGGACCGCGCTCCGCTCCGCTCTGCTAATGGAAGCGTGGCGACCCGTTCATCTCGCTCGGAGCTCCGCCTCCGCCTCGTTCAGGACCCGCGGATTCTCCTCCCCCAGGCTGAGCCGCCACTTCAGGACCCGAGACATCCACTTCGCGCGACGGACTCACCTCAACAGCTCCCACAACGAAAACTCGCCGGCTTTGTCGGAGGACGACCAGGGCCCGCCGCAAGAGGCCATCTTGAAAGCAATTTCAG AGGTGTCGAAAACAGAAGGGAGGGTTGGGCAGACGACGAATGTGGTTATCGGAGGCACGGTGGCTGATGATTCTACGAATGAATGGGTCGACTTGGATCAAAAG GTAAATTCGTACCCGACTGTTAGAGGGTTCACAGCAATTGGAACTGGAGGGGATGATTTTGTGCAAGCTATGGTTGTTGCTGTCGAGTCCGTAATTCAGCAACCTGTTCCAGAG GGTCGTGTGAGGCAGAAGGTATCATCAAGGGGAAAATATGTATCTGTAAACATTGGACCTGTTCAAGTAATTTCTAGCGAACAG GTCCAAGCTGTGTACAATGCCATGAGAAGAGATGATCGGATGAAATACTTTTTGTAG
- the LOC126606210 gene encoding uncharacterized protein LOC126606210: protein MGGPIVLTQLATGLGVLAGAVFVKTIMDRNTMAGPFPRCPRCNGTGRVSCFCSRWSDGDVGCRSCAGSGRTLCSSCGGSGTGRPLPVQISVQRPNPPS, encoded by the coding sequence ATGGGAGGTCCGATCGTGCTAACTCAGCTGGCCACCGGTCTCGGCGTCTTGGCGGGCGCGGTCTTCGTCAAAACGATCATGGACCGGAACACCATGGCCGGCCCGTTCCCGCGGTGTCCCAGGTGTAACGGAACGGGTCGGGTCTCGTGCTTCTGCTCCCGCTGGTCCGATGGCGATGTCGGGTGTCGGAGCTGTGCCGGGTCGGGTCGTACGTTATGTAGCAGCTGTGGTGGGTCGGGTACGGGTCGGCCACTTCCGGTTCAGATCTCCGTACAGCGTCCCAACCCTCCGTCTTAG
- the LOC126608309 gene encoding chlorophyll a-b binding protein, chloroplastic, whose protein sequence is MASAWASSSAIATFAVSSRSQKGGATLAATKASFFGGRKLRVRSFTAPTGSSSSFTVRAAAADPDRPLWFPGSTPPPWLDGSLPGDFGFDPLGLSSDPDSLKWNQQAELVHCRWAMLGAAGIFIPEFLTKIGILNTPSWYTAGEQEYFTDTTTLFVVELVLIGWAEGRRWADILKPGSVNTDPIFPNNKLTGTDVGYPGGLWFDPLGWGSGSPEKIKELRTKEIKNGRLAMLAVMGAWFQHIYTGTGPIDNLFAHLADPGHATIFASFSPK, encoded by the exons ATGGCCTCCGCTTGGGCTTCCTCTTCCGCCATTGCAACCTTCGCCGTATCTTCACg CTCCCAGAAGGGTGGGGCTACTTTGGCAGCGACCAAGGCTTCTTTCTTTGGTGGAAGGAAGCTGAGAGTGAGAAGCTTCACAGCACCCACCGGATCATCGTCATCTTTTACAGTACGTGCTGCTGCTGCTGACCCTGATAGACCTCTGTGGTTTCCGGGAAGCACCCCTCCACCATGGCTCGATGGAAG CCTCCCAGGAGACTTTGGCTTTGATCCGCTTGGTCTTT CATCTGACCCAGACAGCCTGAAATGGAACCAGCAAGCGGAGCTTGTACACTGCAGATGGGCAATGCTCGGCGCAGCCGGAATCTTCATCCCCGAATTCTTGACCAAAATTGGCATTCTAAACACCCCATCATGGTACACAGCCGGAGAGCAAGAGTACTTCACAGACACCACCACTCTCTTCGTCGTTGAGCTTGTTTTGATCGGGTGGGCCGAGGGAAGGAGATGGGCGGACATCCTCAAGCCCGGGTCTGTTAACACAGATCCAATCTTCCCCAACAACAAGCTCACCGGGACAGATGTTGGGTACCCGGGAGGGCTCTGGTTCGACCCACTTGGATGGGGAAGCGGCTCGCCTGAGAAGATCAAGGAGTTGAGGACAAAGGAGATCAAGAACGGAAGGCTGGCTATGTTGGCTGTGATGGGAGCTTGGTTCCAACACATTTACACTGGGACTGGCCCCATTGACAACCTCTTCGCTCACCTCGCCGATCCCGGCCATGCCACCATTTTTGCT TCTTTTTCCCCGAAGTGA